One stretch of Candidatus Bathyarchaeia archaeon DNA includes these proteins:
- a CDS encoding PadR family transcriptional regulator yields the protein MEKSEAQIIKKMNERIIKNFLDIIILSELRNGPFSGYDIISYIHNKFQLLVSSGTIYSLLYSLERNGLVEGIWDERKRTYQLTKKGAHTIDTLLSVNQDIKTFVSNFLKVQ from the coding sequence ATGGAAAAATCGGAAGCCCAAATTATCAAAAAAATGAACGAACGCATCATAAAAAACTTTTTAGACATCATAATCCTAAGCGAACTTCGAAATGGGCCCTTCAGCGGCTACGATATCATCAGCTACATCCACAACAAATTCCAGCTTTTAGTCAGCTCAGGAACCATCTACAGCCTACTCTACAGTCTAGAACGAAACGGGTTAGTCGAAGGAATCTGGGATGAAAGAAAACGAACCTACCAACTCACTAAAAAAGGCGCCCACACAATCGACACCCTTCTAAGCGTCAACCAAGACATCAAAACCTTCGTCTCAAACTTCCTCAAAGTCCAATAA
- a CDS encoding CdvA-like protein: MISWKHSFNRLNEENEIAKKKQQALDSLFEKGKISQSTHDSFKAEIAAAIAEIEKQQQELVSKMQAKSADLQNQIKTLEILLANYEIQHVAGEIDENTYTLEINLLTNGLETAKHELETIQAAMDQLCKPTIAEPTLPTAETPLLEVAPEQPQETAQAAVAAVEATPLEVAPAEFVAAPPEIILEPVAEPIEPTLEAHIAEAPALEPEPEPVEQAPADSQVDIVLAATPEPVAEPVEVAPEPEAVVEVPTVEQAPIEEAPAMEETAPIVEEPAIVEQPVVEEAPIVEFPVEEPSIVEEAVVEQTEIEQPAPETMEIETPVIEAPVAEEMPITEEIAAPEPVAVVEEEIIEKRPLDEFDVAEPDVVQQELLQPVEEEIVENPFQEAPVEAQQEAVADAPVEISEEIPQVAIHSAKESLPEASSNDDEHREYTE; this comes from the coding sequence GTGATTTCATGGAAACATTCCTTTAACCGTCTAAACGAAGAAAACGAGATAGCCAAGAAGAAGCAGCAAGCACTGGACAGCTTGTTTGAAAAAGGCAAGATTTCTCAATCAACCCATGACTCATTCAAAGCAGAAATAGCCGCCGCTATTGCAGAAATCGAAAAACAGCAACAAGAACTCGTCAGCAAAATGCAAGCAAAATCCGCCGACCTCCAGAACCAAATCAAAACCCTAGAAATTCTCCTTGCAAACTACGAAATCCAACACGTCGCAGGAGAAATCGACGAAAACACCTACACCCTCGAAATAAACCTCCTCACCAACGGACTAGAAACCGCCAAGCACGAACTCGAAACAATCCAAGCCGCAATGGACCAACTCTGTAAACCAACCATCGCGGAACCAACCCTTCCAACTGCCGAAACCCCCCTCCTTGAAGTTGCCCCCGAACAACCCCAAGAAACAGCCCAGGCAGCAGTTGCAGCCGTCGAAGCAACCCCGCTCGAAGTTGCACCTGCTGAATTTGTTGCAGCCCCGCCAGAAATTATTCTCGAACCAGTTGCAGAACCAATCGAGCCAACCTTAGAAGCCCACATCGCAGAAGCTCCCGCTCTGGAACCCGAACCTGAACCAGTTGAGCAAGCTCCTGCAGACTCTCAAGTTGACATTGTTCTTGCAGCTACCCCCGAGCCAGTGGCTGAACCAGTTGAGGTTGCCCCCGAACCCGAAGCAGTTGTGGAAGTCCCAACTGTTGAGCAAGCTCCAATAGAAGAAGCACCCGCGATGGAAGAAACAGCTCCAATTGTGGAAGAACCTGCAATTGTGGAACAACCCGTAGTTGAGGAAGCGCCAATCGTGGAATTTCCAGTCGAAGAGCCCTCAATCGTAGAAGAAGCAGTTGTTGAACAGACGGAAATTGAGCAGCCCGCCCCAGAAACCATGGAGATAGAAACTCCAGTTATTGAAGCTCCAGTTGCTGAAGAAATGCCCATTACGGAAGAAATTGCAGCTCCAGAACCAGTTGCAGTTGTTGAAGAAGAAATCATCGAGAAACGTCCATTAGACGAATTTGACGTTGCCGAACCCGACGTTGTACAGCAGGAACTTCTACAGCCCGTAGAGGAGGAGATTGTGGAGAACCCTTTTCAGGAAGCGCCAGTAGAGGCGCAACAAGAAGCAGTCGCAGACGCTCCCGTAGAAATCTCCGAAGAAATTCCACAGGTGGCAATTCACTCCGCAAAAGAGAGCTTGCCCGAAGCATCTTCAAATGACGACGAACACCGAGAATACACCGAATAA
- a CDS encoding nitrous oxide reductase family maturation protein NosD, translated as MIRKKLLVAAFAFLLLFPVGLSFSQLKVAEANFLYPPLQQICLTANGTITPSTAPIRCDGDVYFFTGNITDFVIEVERDNIVIDGAGYTMLKTMPALGRQDAVALKARINVTLKNLYVTGFGYGVFLSNSRNCAVCDSVFVSNQYGVALADAATGNLISGNRFTSRGGIFIQNSVNNVLRSNSMLGAGPNLWVDCENATNLPLKSFINDIDASNTINGKSIYYWVNQHNKTVPLNAGYVALINCSGITARHLNLSDNGQGIVLISTTNSTVTQTNITNNDKGVALFNSQNNTITSNNIANNTYGILTYSQSNVFRSNCLVNNTYDVNFEDRFVDEFDYSNIVDGSPICYWIWQNNKTVPPNVGYVVLLSCSNITVQNLNITNRRQAMLLVGVTNSTITRNIITNNQAGIVMRGSSGNLLSGNLVANNSDGFYMEASGFNEVSTNRMSFNENFGIHLDDCDNNAFTRNYITHSKKGFTINRGGNNTLLENSILYSSEKGLHVGESVNNLITRNNIAWSKSWALTITGSVGNNLIHHNDFVNNVGGYPYQTYPANASFNLWDDGKEGNFWSDYSAKHPTANEVPELGVYDSAVVMNDNNVDHHPLSKPVNLKYTLTIMQPANTTYPVSSVPLAFFATADVPWLGYSLDGNANVTANGKANLDTLAAGVHSVTAYAGNSEGGVCSSETVYFEVVNASVAEVDVQLVQPTASLTQSPQPTPTPTLSSPSLSASPSQFPPPTEQPPRQVESPDAKQTSPSAENIGIIAGATTATAVLLLIAFFTLKRRNPKN; from the coding sequence TTGATTAGAAAAAAACTGCTGGTTGCTGCGTTCGCGTTTTTGCTTCTGTTTCCCGTTGGCTTAAGTTTTAGTCAGCTTAAAGTGGCTGAAGCAAATTTCCTTTATCCTCCCCTGCAACAAATTTGCCTCACAGCCAACGGAACCATCACGCCCTCAACTGCGCCGATAAGATGCGACGGCGACGTTTACTTTTTCACTGGGAACATAACCGACTTTGTTATTGAAGTTGAGCGAGATAACATTGTCATTGACGGTGCAGGCTACACCATGCTGAAGACGATGCCTGCTTTGGGGCGTCAGGACGCTGTAGCTTTGAAGGCACGAATTAACGTCACGCTCAAAAACCTGTATGTGACCGGATTTGGGTATGGGGTTTTTCTAAGCAATTCCCGTAACTGCGCCGTTTGTGACAGCGTTTTTGTGTCCAATCAGTACGGAGTAGCCTTGGCTGATGCAGCAACAGGGAACCTTATTTCGGGAAACCGTTTCACTTCGAGAGGTGGTATATTCATTCAAAACTCAGTCAACAACGTTTTGCGCAGCAATTCAATGTTGGGGGCGGGACCTAACCTCTGGGTCGACTGCGAAAACGCAACTAACCTACCCCTAAAAAGTTTCATCAACGACATTGACGCCTCAAACACCATAAACGGCAAATCCATATACTACTGGGTAAACCAACACAACAAAACAGTGCCCCTCAACGCTGGCTACGTTGCGCTCATCAACTGCAGTGGCATAACGGCGCGACATCTGAATCTATCCGACAACGGGCAAGGCATCGTTTTGATTTCCACAACTAACTCCACAGTTACCCAAACAAACATCACCAACAACGACAAAGGAGTCGCTCTCTTCAACTCCCAAAACAACACAATCACCTCAAACAACATCGCGAACAACACATACGGAATTCTCACATACTCGCAGTCGAACGTATTTCGCAGTAATTGTTTAGTCAATAACACTTACGATGTGAATTTTGAGGACCGCTTTGTTGACGAGTTTGATTACTCCAACATTGTTGATGGCTCGCCGATTTGTTACTGGATATGGCAAAACAACAAAACGGTTCCCCCCAACGTTGGTTATGTGGTTCTTCTTAGCTGCTCCAACATAACCGTTCAAAACCTCAACATAACCAACCGGCGGCAAGCCATGCTTCTTGTCGGCGTCACCAACTCCACAATCACCCGAAACATCATAACCAACAACCAAGCCGGTATAGTAATGCGGGGCTCCTCTGGCAACCTACTCTCAGGAAATCTGGTAGCAAACAACTCTGACGGATTTTACATGGAGGCATCGGGATTTAATGAGGTGTCCACGAACAGGATGTCCTTTAACGAAAACTTTGGCATACATTTAGACGACTGCGACAACAACGCTTTCACTCGCAACTACATAACGCACAGCAAAAAAGGGTTCACCATTAACCGAGGCGGCAACAACACCCTCTTAGAAAACTCGATACTGTACAGCTCAGAAAAAGGGCTTCATGTCGGCGAATCCGTCAACAACCTCATAACACGCAATAACATCGCTTGGAGCAAAAGCTGGGCTCTAACAATAACTGGCTCGGTAGGCAACAACCTGATTCATCACAACGACTTCGTTAACAACGTTGGCGGCTACCCCTACCAAACTTACCCCGCAAACGCCTCTTTCAACCTCTGGGATGACGGCAAAGAGGGCAACTTCTGGAGCGACTATTCAGCCAAGCATCCAACCGCCAACGAGGTCCCTGAATTAGGAGTCTACGACTCTGCAGTGGTTATGAATGATAACAATGTGGACCATCATCCCCTCAGTAAACCCGTCAACCTCAAATACACACTGACCATAATGCAACCCGCAAACACAACCTACCCAGTAAGCAGTGTGCCCTTGGCTTTTTTTGCCACCGCAGACGTGCCCTGGCTGGGCTACAGCTTGGATGGCAACGCAAACGTAACCGCGAATGGCAAGGCAAACTTGGACACTTTGGCCGCTGGAGTTCACAGCGTCACCGCATATGCAGGGAATTCTGAAGGTGGCGTATGTTCTTCTGAAACGGTGTATTTCGAAGTCGTAAATGCTTCCGTCGCCGAGGTAGATGTTCAACTAGTGCAGCCCACGGCTTCTCTAACTCAATCACCTCAACCAACCCCTACTCCAACTTTGTCTTCACCTTCACTTTCAGCTTCCCCCTCCCAGTTTCCCCCTCCCACCGAGCAACCGCCTCGCCAAGTTGAATCCCCCGACGCAAAACAAACCTCTCCCTCCGCAGAAAACATCGGCATAATAGCAGGGGCAACAACCGCAACAGCAGTCCTCCTTCTGATCGCCTTTTTCACCCTCAAACGGCGCAATCCAAAAAATTAA
- a CDS encoding aspartate dehydrogenase domain-containing protein — translation MKTVGLIGCGAIGTVLAEAIQRRLVVCDELLVFDVDKAKAQQLKRVLNFPVAIVDSFEALLDRKPTVIVEAASQQAAKEYVPKIAAAGIELIVMSTGALLDLPVDLNRVHVPAGAIGGLDAISSATMAGVDEVVLASRKNPKAFDKTNTAPEVVYEGTAEDAAKTFPKAMNVAATLALTVRPVKVKVQVISDPSVTRNTHEIQLKWRFGEMLLRFANDPHPDNPHTSALAAWSAIRLLQTLLESA, via the coding sequence ATGAAGACTGTTGGTTTAATTGGCTGTGGTGCCATCGGTACGGTTCTTGCAGAAGCTATCCAACGCAGATTGGTCGTATGCGATGAGTTGCTTGTTTTTGACGTGGACAAGGCAAAGGCACAGCAGCTTAAACGCGTCCTCAATTTCCCCGTCGCCATCGTCGACAGTTTTGAGGCGTTGCTGGACCGCAAACCCACCGTGATTGTGGAGGCGGCTTCACAGCAGGCAGCCAAAGAATACGTTCCCAAAATCGCAGCGGCAGGCATCGAGTTGATTGTGATGAGCACAGGTGCCCTGCTTGACCTACCTGTTGACCTGAACCGTGTGCATGTGCCTGCAGGAGCCATCGGAGGCTTAGACGCCATATCCAGCGCCACCATGGCCGGCGTCGACGAGGTGGTTTTGGCTTCACGCAAAAACCCCAAAGCCTTCGACAAAACCAACACCGCCCCCGAAGTCGTTTATGAGGGCACCGCCGAGGATGCCGCCAAAACGTTTCCCAAAGCCATGAATGTCGCTGCAACTTTAGCGTTAACCGTTCGCCCCGTAAAAGTGAAAGTGCAAGTCATCTCCGACCCCTCTGTCACTCGCAACACCCACGAAATCCAGCTTAAATGGCGGTTTGGCGAAATGCTTCTGCGCTTCGCAAACGACCCCCACCCCGATAACCCTCACACCAGCGCTTTAGCTGCGTGGTCGGCGATTAGGCTTTTGCAGACGCTTCTGGAAAGCGCCTAA
- a CDS encoding valine--tRNA ligase, whose translation MQALPKEYNFIEIERKWQQRWEELGIFRYDWNDTARTPFSIDTPPPYPSGELHMGNVLNWTYFDIVARYKRLRGFNVLFPQGWDCHGLGIEIQVEKANNIRKRDLPPDEFRKMCMALVEKYIAMMKEGILKLGASIDWSTEYKTMDPDYWRRTQLSFILLHQKGYMYRGTHPVNWCPRDETAIADAEVDHVKRDGVLHYIRYPLEGTNEHLMIATSRPEFIPACVAVEVNPSDERFSKYIGKKIVVPIVNRTVTIIGEESVDPEFGTGVVQICTYGDKEDVKTVMKHKLPVIMLLSENGRINENGGKYHGLTINQARAAIVQDLTDAGLLDHTEKIQQEVGVCDRCKAHVEILERKQWFMKTRDLTEAVEKAANEVVWYPDYMKNRLIDWARSLDWDWVISRQRLFATPIPVWYCNSCGELILAEPDWVPIDPKLEAPRIEKCPKCGGTQFTGETDVFDTWMDSSITCAVHAGWPDKADWKRLFPASVHPSGTDIIRTWAYYLMVRHLALFGETAYKSVLINGMVLGQDGRKMSKSLKNYVAAPEALNKYGSDAIRQWAAGGGATGSDIPYRVQDVEYGRRFLVKLWNVSGFTSKLLSDYQPIQDPSALQLEPLDRWMLSKTEKVTAKVTDAFEKCQFNLAVEELRNFTWHVFCDAYVEAVKDRLYRPEVHGQEQRTAAQYTLYTVLYRVLQMLSPVVPHLTEEIYQTMYAPDKGYQSLQQAPWPQVNEAWVDEHAEKRGDVIVEFIGEVRREKAEKRMSLNTPITNLTVYAGDHSAAEALEEGKVDIVGALKVNTLVVLPEEGNGRELPLFPTVRFVAEYQVAAKPN comes from the coding sequence ATGCAAGCCTTGCCGAAAGAGTACAACTTCATCGAAATTGAACGCAAATGGCAACAGCGATGGGAAGAATTGGGCATATTCCGCTACGACTGGAACGACACCGCACGGACGCCCTTTAGCATAGACACACCCCCGCCCTACCCGTCGGGCGAGCTTCACATGGGCAACGTGCTCAACTGGACCTACTTTGACATAGTCGCTCGCTACAAGCGCCTGCGCGGTTTTAACGTGCTGTTTCCGCAGGGCTGGGACTGCCACGGCTTAGGCATCGAAATCCAGGTCGAAAAAGCCAACAACATCCGCAAACGCGACCTGCCCCCTGACGAGTTCCGCAAAATGTGCATGGCGCTGGTCGAAAAGTACATTGCCATGATGAAGGAAGGCATCCTGAAGCTGGGTGCATCCATCGACTGGAGCACCGAGTACAAAACGATGGACCCCGACTACTGGCGCCGCACGCAGCTCAGCTTCATTTTGCTGCATCAGAAGGGTTACATGTACCGTGGCACGCACCCCGTTAACTGGTGTCCCCGCGACGAAACCGCCATAGCCGACGCCGAAGTGGACCACGTTAAACGCGACGGCGTACTGCACTACATTCGTTACCCATTGGAGGGCACAAACGAGCATCTGATGATTGCCACCAGCCGCCCCGAATTCATCCCCGCCTGCGTCGCAGTGGAAGTGAACCCTTCGGATGAGCGGTTTAGCAAGTACATCGGCAAAAAAATTGTGGTGCCCATCGTAAACCGCACCGTAACCATCATCGGCGAAGAATCCGTTGACCCCGAATTCGGCACTGGCGTGGTGCAGATTTGCACTTATGGGGATAAAGAAGACGTGAAAACCGTCATGAAACACAAACTCCCCGTCATCATGCTTCTCTCGGAGAACGGGCGTATTAATGAGAACGGCGGCAAATACCACGGCTTAACCATAAACCAAGCCCGCGCCGCCATCGTCCAAGACCTCACCGACGCCGGTTTGCTGGACCACACTGAAAAAATCCAACAGGAAGTGGGTGTGTGTGACCGTTGTAAGGCGCATGTGGAGATTTTGGAGCGCAAACAGTGGTTCATGAAAACCCGCGACTTAACCGAAGCGGTAGAAAAAGCCGCCAACGAAGTGGTCTGGTACCCTGACTACATGAAGAACCGCCTCATCGACTGGGCGCGCTCCTTGGACTGGGACTGGGTCATCAGCCGCCAACGGCTCTTCGCAACACCCATCCCCGTCTGGTACTGCAACAGCTGCGGCGAGCTTATCCTTGCCGAGCCCGACTGGGTCCCCATCGACCCTAAACTTGAAGCCCCCCGCATCGAGAAGTGCCCCAAATGCGGCGGCACCCAATTCACGGGCGAAACCGACGTGTTCGACACCTGGATGGACAGCTCCATCACCTGCGCCGTCCACGCGGGCTGGCCCGACAAAGCCGACTGGAAACGCCTCTTCCCCGCCAGCGTTCACCCGTCAGGAACCGACATCATCCGAACTTGGGCGTACTACCTTATGGTGCGGCATTTGGCGCTGTTTGGCGAAACCGCCTACAAAAGTGTGCTTATCAACGGTATGGTGTTGGGGCAGGACGGCAGAAAAATGAGTAAATCCCTCAAAAACTACGTTGCCGCGCCCGAAGCCCTCAACAAGTACGGATCCGACGCCATTCGCCAGTGGGCAGCAGGAGGCGGCGCAACAGGCTCTGACATCCCCTACCGCGTCCAAGATGTCGAATACGGCAGACGCTTTCTTGTGAAGCTGTGGAACGTGTCAGGCTTCACTAGCAAACTCCTCTCCGACTACCAACCCATCCAAGACCCCTCTGCGTTGCAGCTTGAACCGCTGGATCGCTGGATGCTTAGCAAAACCGAAAAAGTAACCGCTAAAGTCACCGATGCCTTTGAGAAGTGCCAGTTCAACCTTGCTGTGGAGGAGCTTCGCAACTTCACTTGGCACGTTTTTTGCGACGCCTACGTAGAAGCCGTCAAAGACCGCCTATACCGACCCGAAGTCCACGGGCAAGAACAGAGGACCGCCGCGCAGTACACGCTATACACAGTGCTCTACCGCGTTCTGCAAATGCTCTCGCCGGTGGTTCCGCATTTAACTGAGGAAATTTACCAAACCATGTACGCCCCTGACAAAGGCTACCAGAGCCTCCAGCAGGCACCGTGGCCACAGGTTAACGAGGCATGGGTGGACGAGCACGCGGAGAAACGCGGCGATGTCATCGTGGAGTTCATCGGCGAAGTCCGCAGGGAAAAAGCCGAAAAACGCATGTCCCTCAACACCCCAATAACTAACCTCACCGTCTACGCAGGCGACCATTCCGCAGCAGAAGCACTGGAAGAAGGCAAAGTTGACATCGTGGGCGCCCTCAAAGTTAACACGTTGGTGGTGCTGCCTGAAGAGGGCAACGGCAGAGAACTCCCCCTGTTCCCCACAGTGCGGTTCGTTGCAGAGTACCAAGTTGCCGCTAAACCCAATTAA
- a CDS encoding sodium:calcium antiporter: MADYGFLGNILVIVVALVFLNWTSNIVINYATKVAALGKLGKTSVGFTLISLATTLPELTVALSAALSGGAPLSIGNALGSNIFNITVILGLGAILLGLKLNFGKNQNKTSASSCNIIPSFVQSEFSNIEFGLFVSSLVPLVLIYTSTQAAWLVGLLLLVIFAGYMYRLSKVKVTTEETDIEVEPQERGSLKKYILFTVLGALGVVISANFLVESAIFIATSMGVSQQVIGATIIAAGTSLPELTISIKSILRGHPNLALGNIVGASFFNTTLILGIALFVPALVGAPLTFNMNVFLNLIIFAMVANVFFSHFLSRRQLTWKEGTVFLIIYALFLIATLGLI; the protein is encoded by the coding sequence ATGGCGGACTACGGATTCCTCGGAAACATCTTGGTAATTGTTGTTGCATTAGTGTTTCTGAACTGGACAAGCAACATAGTTATAAACTACGCCACCAAAGTGGCGGCGCTGGGCAAGCTTGGAAAAACCTCTGTTGGCTTCACCTTAATCTCTCTGGCGACTACGCTACCTGAGTTAACTGTGGCTTTGTCGGCTGCGTTATCTGGAGGCGCCCCCTTATCCATAGGAAACGCCTTAGGCTCAAACATATTTAACATCACCGTAATCTTGGGTTTAGGCGCAATACTTCTGGGTCTGAAGCTGAATTTCGGGAAAAACCAGAACAAAACCAGTGCTTCCTCATGCAACATTATTCCTTCCTTTGTACAGTCAGAGTTCAGCAACATCGAGTTTGGACTCTTCGTGTCCTCTTTGGTTCCTCTTGTACTCATTTACACTTCAACGCAGGCAGCGTGGCTTGTAGGTTTGCTCCTTTTGGTTATCTTTGCGGGATACATGTACAGGCTGTCCAAAGTTAAAGTAACCACAGAGGAAACAGACATAGAAGTAGAACCACAAGAGCGCGGTAGTCTCAAAAAGTATATCTTGTTTACGGTGCTGGGCGCGTTAGGTGTAGTGATAAGCGCCAACTTTCTGGTTGAATCCGCAATTTTTATTGCCACGTCAATGGGCGTGTCTCAGCAGGTGATAGGTGCAACGATAATTGCGGCGGGCACAAGCTTACCTGAACTAACAATCAGCATAAAATCCATCCTTCGTGGGCATCCGAACCTTGCGTTAGGCAACATCGTCGGCGCCAGCTTCTTCAACACCACATTGATTTTAGGGATTGCGCTCTTTGTGCCAGCACTTGTCGGCGCTCCGTTGACGTTTAACATGAATGTCTTCTTAAACCTGATAATATTCGCCATGGTAGCAAACGTGTTCTTTTCACATTTCCTGTCCAGAAGACAGCTAACCTGGAAAGAGGGCACAGTGTTTTTGATAATTTATGCGCTGTTCCTGATAGCCACCTTAGGCTTGATATAA
- a CDS encoding nitrous oxide reductase family maturation protein NosD, protein MKRNLVILLSFAVLAILVAGTVVYSQVNPNHTQPPAASPSEEPPQSSTASTTTANTTPSPSASQTVSSPSPEPSPTDHPNSSLPSASQSPPSPTTTLMHTPTVFDIVVPGDYSHIQEAVDHAFDGAAILVKTGIYNESVTVNKPLWLVGEDNQTTIIDAHSVAPDMCILADNVNVTGFCMINTAIPAQGNWMFYWEYVPAKQLQNIQMSNVSGCNIYHNVLHNSSVGVDLSDSKSNRVFENEFCGNGEAVHISGGSHFVVNNVIANRNGGGTGLAIASNHNTIINNTITEGTGGIWFISGENNTLIGNKLQGNFISLLAGSTEPWLDYDNAVDSSNTINGKPIYYWIDRAGETVPSDAGAVILVNSTRMTIKDCVFPQSTYGIMLVNTNQSTVENNQLAVLDPNQLEQYHTPGVPLYILLLNSSGNQLNSNQATLWLNTSSTNTLTQNTGVIRLSGSDHNQITQNNVTKIGFMSIDWSGIVLSQSSNNTINENDIWGNSAGVGVDGGATFNRIINNNIHGNAQGGIVLGTMGSGTKNNLICGNNITDNGNEGILDSAFGTQIIGNNLPKNSGNGIELSNSVNCTIMGNVIEGFFFGMYRNSAINCTIVANNVSLNTRYGQYGIWFQSEAPGTFYHNNFISPISFDHSDYTANVWDNGMEGNWWYFYTGTDADGDGIGDTPYEIGPNNIDYYPLINPFDITTAIPQTVP, encoded by the coding sequence TTGAAAAGAAACTTGGTTATCCTTCTTTCCTTTGCGGTGTTAGCTATTTTAGTCGCGGGCACCGTCGTTTACAGCCAAGTAAACCCAAACCATACACAACCGCCAGCGGCTTCGCCTTCAGAAGAACCCCCACAATCCTCCACGGCTTCAACAACTACTGCAAACACCACCCCTTCACCGTCTGCCTCTCAAACGGTTTCTTCCCCCTCCCCTGAACCCTCACCCACCGACCACCCAAATTCCTCGCTACCTTCTGCTTCTCAATCTCCTCCCTCACCAACGACCACTCTGATGCATACACCTACAGTTTTTGATATTGTAGTTCCTGGCGATTACTCTCATATTCAGGAAGCTGTTGACCACGCCTTTGATGGCGCAGCTATTCTTGTGAAGACGGGCATATACAATGAATCAGTAACCGTCAACAAGCCACTGTGGCTGGTCGGAGAAGACAACCAAACAACAATAATCGACGCCCACAGCGTAGCCCCAGACATGTGTATCCTCGCGGATAATGTCAACGTTACGGGTTTCTGCATGATAAACACCGCTATTCCAGCGCAGGGAAACTGGATGTTCTATTGGGAATACGTCCCCGCAAAGCAGCTGCAGAATATTCAAATGAGTAACGTCAGCGGCTGCAACATCTACCACAACGTTTTACATAACAGCAGCGTCGGAGTGGACCTTTCAGACTCAAAAAGTAATCGTGTATTTGAAAACGAGTTCTGCGGCAACGGCGAAGCTGTGCACATTTCAGGAGGTAGCCACTTTGTCGTTAATAACGTGATTGCGAACCGCAACGGTGGAGGCACAGGTTTAGCGATTGCTTCAAACCACAACACCATAATCAACAACACCATAACGGAGGGTACAGGCGGAATCTGGTTCATATCCGGCGAAAACAACACCCTCATAGGCAACAAGCTCCAGGGCAACTTCATCAGCTTGCTTGCGGGGTCAACTGAGCCGTGGTTGGACTACGATAACGCTGTCGATTCCTCAAACACCATCAACGGCAAACCCATCTACTATTGGATAGACCGCGCAGGCGAGACTGTGCCGTCGGATGCGGGCGCAGTCATATTGGTCAACAGTACTCGCATGACCATCAAAGACTGCGTCTTTCCGCAGAGCACCTATGGGATAATGCTTGTAAACACCAACCAGTCCACGGTTGAAAATAATCAGCTTGCCGTTTTAGACCCCAATCAACTTGAGCAGTACCATACACCTGGCGTTCCCCTGTATATCCTATTGTTAAACAGTTCTGGCAACCAGCTAAACAGCAACCAGGCAACTCTCTGGCTGAACACCTCATCAACGAACACGCTAACACAGAACACAGGTGTCATTCGGCTTAGTGGTTCAGACCATAACCAAATCACTCAGAACAACGTGACCAAAATCGGCTTCATGTCTATAGACTGGTCGGGTATTGTTCTGAGTCAATCCTCAAACAACACCATAAATGAAAACGACATTTGGGGTAACAGCGCAGGCGTGGGAGTAGATGGAGGCGCCACGTTCAACCGCATAATCAACAATAACATTCATGGGAACGCTCAAGGAGGCATCGTGCTTGGGACAATGGGTTCAGGAACAAAAAATAACCTCATTTGTGGCAACAACATCACCGACAACGGCAACGAAGGTATACTCGACTCAGCCTTTGGCACCCAAATCATAGGTAACAATCTCCCAAAAAACAGCGGCAACGGCATTGAATTGAGTAATAGTGTTAACTGTACCATAATGGGAAATGTTATCGAAGGCTTCTTTTTCGGAATGTACCGCAACAGCGCCATAAATTGCACCATAGTCGCTAACAACGTCAGCCTAAACACCAGATATGGACAGTACGGCATCTGGTTCCAATCTGAAGCACCAGGAACATTTTACCACAACAACTTCATATCCCCCATAAGTTTTGACCACTCCGACTATACCGCTAACGTCTGGGACAACGGCATGGAAGGCAACTGGTGGTACTTTTACACGGGAACCGACGCAGACGGCGACGGCATAGGAGACACACCCTACGAAATCGGACCCAACAACATCGACTACTACCCCTTAATCAACCCGTTCGACATCACCACAGCCATTCCACAAACCGTGCCATAG